Below is a genomic region from Desulfobacter sp..
ACACCATCCAGGGCAGACGGGCGCCCCCCCTTTCCCGCCTGCTTTTTTTCCTGGCACTTTATCTTTTCCCATTGCCTGTTAAGGGCTTCTTCCGAGTCAATATCTGAATCTCCGTATACATGGGGATGCCGGCGGATCATTTTTTGGGCCACCCCGTCAATCACCTCAGAAAAACGAAAGTCTTTGTTCCGGGTATAAATTTCAAGGATAAACAAGACCTGGAACAGGACATCTCCCAATTCTTCAATTATATTTTCAAGGTCTTGATTGACAATGGCCTCTTCCAGCTCATATGTTTCTTCGGCCAGGCATTTCCACATGGTCAGCGGGGTCTGCTTCTGATCCCATTCACACCCGTCTTTTCCCCTGAGCCGCCGGATAATATCCAGCAGCGGGACTATAGTTTCCACTCTTTTTTCAACCCTTCCAGATGCTGATAAAAATCTGTTTTCATATTTTGAGAAACAAACAGGGTCAGGGTATCAGCCACCTGGGCAAGATATGGCGCTGTTTTTGAATCTTTAAACCGGTCATGGGTGCCCGAAGCAAAGGCCGTGGCCATGATAAAGAGGATGGTCACGATTAATATTCCCTTTGCCGTACCAAAAACAACGCCGAAAACCCTGTCCACCCAGCCGAGAAAGACCAGCCGGAGCAATTTTCGTATCAAAAAAGACAACAGACCAACCAGAATCAGGATCAGGCAGAAAAGTGCAAAAAAACAAAAAAGTTCCTGGGCATCAGCAGACCACCCCCATGGCTCAACATAGGGAACAAGCTGCAGATAATAGGTGTTGGCCCCGTAAAAACCGGCCATGACACCGATAATACCCGACACTTCTCCGATCAATCCCCTGAATCCGCCCCGGATCAGGCAAAATCCCACAATAACGGCAACGCCAAGATCAAAAAAGTTCATATTTTCCCTTCATTTTAATATGGTTCCGAAGGATAAACAGATACCAGCAGGCCTTGATTCCCGTCAAGATTTTTATTGACCTTTAAGCAAATAAAATGCACCCTATAGCCCATGAAAAATGTCGAGTTTCAAAACATAACCTTGGCCCAGAAGCTCTTTGGATCCCGCAACACCCACCTGGAAAAAATTGCCAGTTCATTTAAGGTTCAAATCAATTCACGGGGCAGCCAGGTCTCAATTTCAGGGACACCGGCCAATGCCGATGCCGCCGAATCATTATTGATTCAGCTTTACGGACTTTTGGAGGACAAGTTTTCTCTCACCCCTCCGGTTCTGGACGCTGCCATCTCCACCATGGTTAGAAATCCTGAGACCCCGTTAAAAGAGCTTTTCTCAAACACCATTTTGGTCACGGCAAAAAACCGGTCCATCACCCCGAGAAATCCGGCCCAGCATGCCTATGCAAATGCCGTTAAAACCAATGATGTTCTTTTTTCCATCGGCCCTGCAGGCACTGGCAAGACCTACCTTGCCATGGCCATGGCTGTGGCGGCCTTTACCCGGGGGGATGTCGAAAAAATCATACTCACCCGGCCGGCGGTTGAAGCAGGGGAAGCTTTAGGCTTTCTGCCAGGCGATCTGGCTGAAAAAATCAACCCCTATCTGCGGCCCCTGTATGACGCGCTTTATGATATGCTTGATTTTGAGAAAGCCAGGGCCTATATTGAACAAGAGCTGATTGAAATTGCTCCCATTGCATTCATGCGGGGACGGACCTTGAACAATGCCTTTATCATTCTGGACGAGGCCCAGAACACCACCTCGGAACAGATGAAAATGTTTTTGACCCGGATCGGATACGGATCCAAGGCCATTGTGACCGGAGATATCACCCAGATTGACCTGCCGGGCGGAAAACGGTCCGGACTGGTTGAGGCAAATAAGATCCTGACCCGGATTAAAGGAATTGGATTTATACAATTTTCCAAGGAAGATGTGGTGAGGCATCGGCTGGTGTCCGACATCATAAATGCATATGAAAAAAACAACTAGCGAAAGCTGGATAAAACAGACCGGACAATTTTTATTGTCCTCCCCTTACCTGCTCTGGGGTATGCTCATTCTTATCCTGGTATTGTTTACCCTCGCCCAGACCTTTGACCAAAATATGGTCTCCTACGCATACAGAATCGGGGATGTGGTCAACAGAGACATTAAGGCGCCCAAAGATTTTTTCATCGAAGATA
It encodes:
- a CDS encoding PhoH family protein, with the protein product MKNVEFQNITLAQKLFGSRNTHLEKIASSFKVQINSRGSQVSISGTPANADAAESLLIQLYGLLEDKFSLTPPVLDAAISTMVRNPETPLKELFSNTILVTAKNRSITPRNPAQHAYANAVKTNDVLFSIGPAGTGKTYLAMAMAVAAFTRGDVEKIILTRPAVEAGEALGFLPGDLAEKINPYLRPLYDALYDMLDFEKARAYIEQELIEIAPIAFMRGRTLNNAFIILDEAQNTTSEQMKMFLTRIGYGSKAIVTGDITQIDLPGGKRSGLVEANKILTRIKGIGFIQFSKEDVVRHRLVSDIINAYEKNN
- a CDS encoding CvpA family protein, with the translated sequence MNFFDLGVAVIVGFCLIRGGFRGLIGEVSGIIGVMAGFYGANTYYLQLVPYVEPWGWSADAQELFCFFALFCLILILVGLLSFLIRKLLRLVFLGWVDRVFGVVFGTAKGILIVTILFIMATAFASGTHDRFKDSKTAPYLAQVADTLTLFVSQNMKTDFYQHLEGLKKEWKL
- the mazG gene encoding nucleoside triphosphate pyrophosphohydrolase — its product is METIVPLLDIIRRLRGKDGCEWDQKQTPLTMWKCLAEETYELEEAIVNQDLENIIEELGDVLFQVLFILEIYTRNKDFRFSEVIDGVAQKMIRRHPHVYGDSDIDSEEALNRQWEKIKCQEKKQAGKGGRPSALDGVPKGMPGLLRALMVSKSAVKAGFEWENIDQILETAKSEISEFEAALEKGDKDESMMEFGDILFSLVNVARFAGFHPETALYRSTSKFEGRFRTMEAALKKERQDLKKMSLDQKEAHWQRAKQAYDR